GGCGAAGATCTCCGAGGTGCTGGCCGAGAGCGCGTCCGTCAGGATCGCGACGGGGCCTGCGTACGGCTTCACGGCCTGTCCCCGCGCATCCACCCGCCGAGGGTTCACCACGAAGCGCAGCTCGGTGTCGCGGGTCCGCATGGTCCCCAACGAGAGGCGCTCGTCGATGAAGTGCCCGGCGAAGCCCATCGACATGGCGCCCACCCCGCCCAGGTTGCCGCGGACGTCCACCACGATCCCGTCGGTGTCGCGCAGCTCGTCCACGGCCTCGTCGAAGGCGCGTGCGATCACCGGCATCCACAGGTCGAAGCGGATCACGCCCACCGTGGTGCCGTCGGGCATCCGCACCCGCTCGCGCTCCAGCAGCACCGGCCTCTCGGGAAGGTTGCCGAAGCTCCCGATCGCCCCCCGCGCCGGGCGGCGGACCACCTGCACCGTCACCGGCCGGCCGTTCCCGTCGCGCAGCCGCAGGCGCACCGGCGCGCCCGCGGGCCCGGCGAGCGC
The Longimicrobiaceae bacterium genome window above contains:
- a CDS encoding S41 family peptidase translates to ALAGPAGAPVRLRLRDGNGRPVTVQVVRRPARGAIGSFGNLPERPVLLERERVRMPDGTTVGVIRFDLWMPVIARAFDEAVDELRDTDGIVVDVRGNLGGVGAMSMGFAGHFIDERLSLGTMRTRDTELRFVVNPRRVDARGQAVKPYAGPVAILTDALSASTSEIFAGGMQGLGRARVFGETTAGQALPAMMRRLPNGDVLVHAFASLTGPGGEPLEGRGVVPDQAAPPARAELLAGRDPALEAAKRWIAEQRRSGPEAR